agaatttgaaatgaaggatcttggaaaaaccaagtattgtctgggtttacaaattgaacaaaaagaatgtggaatatttgttcaccagacaaattatacagaaaagatccttaaacgttttaatatggacaaatcaaatcctttaagtactccaatggttgttagatcattaaacatagaaaaggatccattccgtccatgtgaagatgatgaagatattcttggtccagaagtaccatatctaagtgctatcggtgcccttatgtatcttacaaattgtacaaggcctgatatatcttttgccgtaaatttattggcaagatttagcacatatccaacaaagagacattggaacggaattaaacatatattccgttatctacgaggaacgacagacttgggacttttgtattcaaaagatgctaatccaagtataattggttatgccgatgctggatacttatctgatccacacaaagcacgttctcaaactggatatgtatttactcgtggaggcactgcaatttcttggcgttcacagaaacaaacacttgtaacaacttcatcaaatcatgccgagattattgcactacatgaagcaagccgtgaatgtgtgtggttaaaatcaatgactcaacatatccaaatctcatgcggattatcattcgacgagaagcctgtgatactatatgaagataatgctgcatgtgttgctcaaatgaaagaaggatacataaaaagcgacagaactaaacatattcctcctaagttcttcgcattcaccaaggagcttgagaagaataaatgtattgatgttcgtcacattcaatcaagtgaaaactcatcagatctcttcacaaaggcacttcctacgtcgatattcagaaagcacatatataatattgggatgcgcaatctacgaaatttgtgaagaatcgttcgtgtcaacatgagggggagtttacgtgactgcactctttttcccttactatggtttttatcccaatgggtttttcctagtaaggtttttaacgaggcagtataaaaacacgtaatgaagacaatcattatgatcatcatcacaagggagagtgttgaaaaataatatttaaaatgtgtgtattgaatatttgaatattgaatatttgaatgttgaaaattaggtaaaattaggtgttgaatgttgaaatttgtgtgtgatgatgaatataatgatgtaatttatttttggattatttgtaaaaaatttctataagtagatatctcatttgtgaagaaaatcacaattgagttgagagaaaaatattataaagtgtgtagtgtgataattttgagagtttgagatttttactttttaccgtaaatttttactttttcacaacaaatttaaaattcactTCATATTTATTTGGAATGAATCTATGTTACACCGATagtaaattttttgaattttattttgtataaaatgATCGATCAATCATctcatttgataaaaaaaatgtaaaattaatcaataattttttattctacAGTGAGATGATCGACCTATCATCTTATACAAAGACACTAATAATAGAATTCTTGGTGTAAACATAGACACACCTATTTACTACTAGCAATAATCATTTGCATGTGGAtaggtttttttttccttttttttttttgcattcaaAACATTGTATGTAAAATAGTTCAAGATTATACTAAAATTAAGCAATTTCATGAtgctttttttgttgttgagtttttgataaaattttaaaataattatttaaataggattattttttttgtcaattgtatatgatgttttataataatatatattgattCTATAGATTTGGattgatataattatttaataaacaaATCTTTGATTCCGAAACATTTATtgtttacacacacacacacacacacacacatatatatatatatatatatatataatttatcatataGTAAAGATAATTAAGATTTTGATAGTCAATCATACGGTTcagaatattattaatttcctcgtattcttaaaaaataaatatattatattttgtagaAGTATTTATTTTCTTCTGACATATATAAGCAGCAAGAATAGTGTTTTGATCGTTTCATCCATTTTTTCTGGCTCTGTTAATTAGATTTCAGATTTTATCTCTTATTCTTCATTCTTTCGTCCTCAGAACGATCAGATTTCTGCCCAGCTCTTCGGATTTCACAGCCGGATTTTCAGATTCGTAGCATTTGTTCTGGCGTTTGTCCGGTGCTCGCCGAGCTCCTTCACCGGATCCTTCGCGTACAGGTAGGATCTGGTTCTACGTTATTTCGGATTTGTGGAGCTATGGTTGATTTGGGTTTctgatttttattgatttagCTGAGTTCTTGTTCGATTGCGTTGAATTTTTTCTGATTTCTGAATCTTATCCTGAAATTCTATGTGGGCCTTTGATCGCCGGTAGTTCCTAGACTTATTGCTGGTAGCTAGTGTAGAGTTCGTCGGATGATCAGGTCATTGTTAATGAAGAAGCATTCCGATTTTGAGCTGATCTGGTTTGAGACTGCAAAAATTCATTCACGTACTTGTGACAATGATGTTTGTGTTAAGCTATCCACTCAGCCGCCCCCAAATAAACTATTcgaataatttaataattgaatTCCCAAGTAAAATACACATGCGAAAAGTCATTAAAGCATCAATATTGTGTGAAATACTTTGAACAGACTACCCCTTTCCAAATTCTTTTCACAATCCTTAGCGTCGAAGAATGAAGCGGTCAACCAAGCATAGACGCTTTTGATCCAGCAAAAGCGAACAGGATTAGTTCTTTATGTTGTAGAGTCCTTAATCTGGTAATTGAATCTTAACATAAAAGAGAACTAGACCCATTTTGTCATCTTTTCTTGTTAAAAAAAACCTCAAAGATAGTGCTTCCACCTTAGACATGAATGCTAATATGCCATGTCCATCACCTCGGACAAAAATGCTGTGTAATGGACAAAATGTTATTCGTTTTGTGAATGCAACAGTCTGTTGTAACATGAGATTGTTTTGTGAGGATTGTTCTCAGGAACAGGTAATTCACtcgattaaatttaaatattattatgcaAACTAATTtaccataaacattaaaaattgaCTGAAGGAATTTTTATTCGGATTTTATTAAGAAAACGAGATGCAATAAGTTAAAGTAAAGTGAATCAAATAACTGACTAGCATGGTATGCATCAATAAATTTGATAAGAACCCCAACAATATATTGAATCAATACATCAGACACTTTTTAAAGGATGTCTTCAGTTGACCAGAAATGCCATGTGCTAAAACCTAAGAGATGGTGGATTACAATAACACCTTCCAACATCCTCGACTTCCATGAAACACATTGGTTTTAATGGTTATAATTTTACATTTCTGAATTGGACATTTGGGATGTCAGGGTGAACGCCTGTGATGTTTTAGTAGTAGGCCTTTAGGTTTTAAACAATGTTTGAGTGTCTGGGACGAGCCTCCTCCATGGGTTCAATGCATGAATTAGAATGTTGGGAAGCCCAACATCTGGGCCGTGGGTAGGAACATCTCGGTCGTCGATCTTAATGCTCCGACACTCCGCCCGAAGCACCTGGACATTTTTGGGTGTTGGGACTTGAACTCGTTCATGCTCAAGGACATCTCGGACATTCATCCAGTAGTTAGGGCATATAATTGTTTTTCAACTTTTAGATGTTTTATTCGAGGTTCAATTCCTCAATTTTCGTATTAAACACTTGGCATAAATgttaatatataaaacaaaagtTATGTTACCATCGATATCATGTAATAACAATGTAATTGGATTGGTAATAACATCAcatattttcaataatattaaAAGTGTGTATCATGTCGAGAAATGTGAAAATAGAATGGAATTTAGTTTTTAAGggagaaaatgaaaatgatattgTAATGTTTAGTTTCATTTATGTGATGAGTTCCCGGAAATGAAATTAAACATGGCCTTCAATATTGCTGTCCTTTTTACAACAAATAATAcacatgaatgaaattattaaatttatgaaCTTAATTGAAACTTAACTATTTTGAAAACTTTCCTTGTTGAACTGATAGTTTAGTTGCAACATTACATCATTTCATATTTCGAATAAATAATTCAAGACAGGACTATTGCATTATGAATTTTTCATGCCACTGTTTTTCGACCAATCATCATACTTCTTCatctttttcatttaataacCACACAACATTGTTTCACAACACATCAACTTTCGAAATCCACATCTGAAAACAATTTCAAAGGTTTTACACAAAGTACTGCCAAAGCCTTTTCATTATTACGAGTTGAAAGTGATAAATAGCCAGATCAACACAAACATTTCTGCTCATATCTGATCTGGAGTATAATTGATTGGATAGGGAGAAATTTTTAATCGTCGTTCCCGAATCATTGGAGCAATATAGATCAGTCCACAAGAAGGAAATAGCTAGTTTTGGATTACTGTAGAGAGGATGGCATCGGTGTTTTTGTACCATGTGGTGGGAGATCTTACAGTGGGAAAGCCTGAGCTATGCGAGTTTGCTGATACGGAGACACTGGAAGATGCCATCGGCGCCATTGGGGAATCCTCAGAAGGAGGCATTCTGGTGTGGAAAAAGAAATCACAGAAGAATGTGATGGAGAATGCTGAAATGAGGCAACAAAGGTTTGTTGGCATCCTCAATGCCCTCGATATCGTGGCATTCTTGTCCAGAGAAGATTCTTTGTCCGATCAGGATAAAGCCATTAAAACCCCTGTTTCCGAGGTTGTGGTCCCCAACAATGCCGCTCTCAAGGTTGTTGATCCTGGAACAAGGTTGGTCTCCTCTCCCCTTCCTTCCCAGTTTCTTTTTATAATCAACTTCTATCCAATCTGCTTTACCTTTCTTCTCTATTTTTTCAACAATCCAGTTATGTGAAGATATGATGATTGTTTTATTCATATTGTTAGTTTCCCTGCGCAAATGCGACCATAAGGGTTAAATATCTTCTTTCTTACTGTGTAAATCTTATGGTTTTCAAATATAAGGTTATTCTGGCCTGTGTaagaattgaaaatttttatttgcttTGAATCCATGAGTCGATTTTTCTTTGGTTTTCATGTTGTGCTGTATTTCTTCATCGATTCATGCATCAAAAGGATACACATACATGAATCCAAATGTTGCACATTTGTTTTGATCCACATCATAAAAAACTAGACCTAAACTTTTATGCCTGTAAAACTTCGTGTGGAATTCCAGAAGTGAGAAAAACTCTGGTGGTTCCTTCTTGTTGTTCCAGATTAATAGATGCTTTGGAGATGATGAAACAAGGTGTGAAGCGAGTCCTTGTCCCCAAGAGTTTAGTGTGGAGAGGAATGAGCAAGCGCTTTTCCATTCTATACAATGGAAAGTGGCTAAAAAATGTAGATCCTTCTACGGGCAACAGTTTGAACACTCTTGGTACTGCTACTCGACCATCAACAGCTTCAACATCCTCCATCCAGGACAAATTTTGCTGTCTGTCAAGAGAAGATGTTCTTCGCTTCCTCATTGGTTGCCTTGGTGCCTTGGCCCCTTTACCTCTTTCTTCTATTTCCACCCTCGGAGCAATCAACCCAAACTATAGCAGCATCGAAGCATCATGCCCAGCATCTGATTCCATCAAAAAGCTTCCCTGTGAACCTTGTGCTGTGGCAGTTGTGGAGCAAACACTAGACGGCCAACACAAGATCATTGGTGAAATTTCGTCATCTAGACTATGGAAATGTGACTACTTGGCTGCTGCTTGGGCACTGGCTAATTTTTCAGCTGGACAGTTTGTTATGGGAGTTGAAGATAACATGAATTTGAGATCGCTTCCTGTGCTTAATGACATGGCTGCTCAGACCGATTTAACCAATGGTGGTGAGGCAACAAAGTCAAGAATATTCAGTTGCAGAAGTATGGGGTTTTTTACTAATTCGTCCAATCAAAATTTCAGAGTTGGTAGGAGCATGTATCGTGGTAGAACTGCTCCTTTGACCTGTAAGGTGACGAGTTCATTGGCTGCTGTCATGGCACAAATGTTGTCGCACCGTGCAACCCATGTGTGGGTAACCGAGGCAGAAATAGAAGATAGTTTAGTTGGTGTGGTTGGATATGCTGATATCTTAGCTGCAGTGACCAGGCAGCCTGGGAAAATCGTTTCTGAAACCCACTCCACATCTTGAGCAGCACTCATTTTCGAGTCAGACTGTGATATACATTATTTCAATCTGGCAAGTCTCCTGACTTTGGGACActtgaaattataatttttgcatTGTTGTTGTTTATATTTCCTTGTTTGTACAAGTTGACTGAAGTGAGTTGAGTCATTGAATTAGTTTTATTTGTTCTGTGGGATGACTACAACTTTCATCTCTATTATTTTGGACCAGGTGTGTTAATTCCTCTTGTTTGCTATTGTGCTAAAAAGGTTCACTTTTGAATTTTTCGACGTTCTTGGTTTTTGACATTAATTTAACGTTAAAGGTAGTGCATTATCCGTGCTCAATTTCTCCCCAAATTCGGGTACTTTTTAACTCAAAACCAATTTTAATTAACGTCGAGGatcaaaaacatttttaaatgcATAATTCTTTTTGACACATGGAAAACAAGAGAAGCCAAAACAGTTTGGATACAAATAATAAAGATGAAAATTTGAATCATACCTTTCGTCTGTCGACCGAAAAATCAAAGTTGGGCGTATTATCGAGTAACTTCcttcgaatttttttctttctttattaatttttgttcaaTCATTCAGTCTTGAGAATGTACACTGGAATTTAAATATTGAatatattatgaaattttttacatttattcaatttaaatatgaattgtTCGACTGGAAATTTGACCTTGAAATAGTTATAATTTGAGGAACATCTCACGTGAAAAATATATCAAGGCATGTTGGTCTATCATTTTCATCATTAATCGCGAAAGAGCTCTGAAGAGAAATCAGAAGCTCCAAAAAGTCTTGAAATTTTCTTTCTATAGTAAAAAAGATTAATCCTCGCCACCACATATTTCAATCCAACCACTTGTGAAATCATTCGTCAAAGTTCTTATCCCGACACACCTCTAACAAATGGCATCTCAGAAAGGAAAAACTGTCACATATGCCTGATCTCTCATGTTTCCACATTTGTACACCAAAACAACATGATGTGATCCAAAATTCAACCTTTCAAAGAGACAAAATCAACTGCAGTTtagtttcaaataaaataaaaccaaatcAAGTGCAACTATAAGAGAATTTTCTTTATATACAGAAATCAACTGCATGATAAAACAATACAAAGTAATATGCATTCTCCACAACAATGTATAAGTATTCTATATGTGAAGCCACCGATTAGTTTGCCGAGACACCATACATAGTATAAACAAGCTTTCTAAGTTAAATTAGACCgagaaaattaaaaacaaaggtACACCAAATAGCAACATCAAAGGAACTACCATTTGCAAAATTGTGATGGAAAACAAATGCGAAAAAGAAATAGGTGCTCTTTCAAGTTCCAATAGCTTGGTTGGTTACCTCTATTCCGACATCTGATAACCCAATCCTGCCATTTTAATATTATCTTCCTCGGATTCATTCATCAATTTCGTGTCATGATTTTGCACAACTTACTTCATCTCCTATATCAGCCAAATATCACCGCACCAGAAATCTAGAGCACAAAACAAGACTTGGGATAATTAACTCAGTTGCACGTCCAGCTATACATTTTTTGAATAGAAACAAAGTTCTTCCACCAGCACTCATCAGGCCAATTTATACAGTCTCGCCATTAACTTCGTAACCCCGTCGACTAGATTGTCTCGAAGTCGAGCTGACCGAAGGTAGCAAGCCACTCCTCCGACTCATTCTAGAATCCGAACTAGAATTAGAGGATCCACCTCGACCAAAACAAGCAAAGAAATTACACAAAACCCTCCTCAATCCACTTCTCTCCCTTGAAACGATTCCTCTAGAACCCCAAGAAATTCTCCTTGAAACCCCATTGTTATTAAAACCACCATCCACTTCAGTGTAAACCACAGGTAACTCCCTCTCTCCGCCTCTTCTCCCTCCAGAAAATCTTCCAACAGCAAACCCTCCGCCTGGTAATCTCCATATAGTCAGTCCCACGTTCTCATCATCATTCGCACCCCTGTTCACTTCTGTCGCATCATGAATTCTGTTAGCGTTGTCATTATCAGTCGGCAACTCATGTCTACAGACAGGGCATGAATTTTTCAAGGAAAGCCAGGGTAAAATACAATCTTGATGGTATAAATGATTGCAAGGCATTTCACGAGCCTCAGCCCCCAACTCAAAGGGCTCTTTACAAACTGCGCAGTGCGATTCAAGTCCTATGTGCTGCCCACTTATCTCGACTGTGGGCATAGATTCAACGGCAGCTTTAGAAGCAGGCGGGTTTCGTTCAATTCTAGCAATCCCATTAACCTCGATTTGTGCCAATTGATCGAGCAATCTGTCAAAACCCGACCCAAGAAAGAACTCCGATATACTGGCGGGCAACGGCCTTAAACCCAACCCAGCTCCATCATCATAATACAGCTCGAATCCAGTACCACCTCCAGCAGCAGCTTCTCTTCCATCCCCGCCCTCGTTAAGACCACGGAGAACGATAACCGGATTGAACGGCGACCTATCTCCCCCGCTCATTCGGCTCCGTCTCAACCTCGAACTCAAAGCCGGCCCTGGACGACCAGAGCTCGAATCGAGGTTTCGCGAAGCTGCAGGAAAAGGGTGTCTCCTGGAGTCAGAGAGCAGAGATCGAGAGGGAGTGTCAACGACTTCCACGAATCCGCCGTTGCAATCGGTGCAACTGATGGAATCTTGGGTCAAAACCCTAACGAACCGGTTGCATCTGTAACACCAGAAATCCGAAGACGTCGACATCTACAGGTcgtcttattttcaaaattactgTTTCAGCAGATCTAAAATTTGAACTTTCTTCCCAAAATATCACTGAAATAGAAGAAAACTTGTGGCGGCGTTGTATTTTGAGGAAATAGTAAAGAATAACTGAGATGGAGAAGAATGAAACAAGCATATGCGTCGAATAAAACTGCGTATTTGACGACAACAAATGAAAGCTTAGGttgtaaattttatattaaagtagTGTGATTTTTCTATCAAATAcaatttttctctccaattcatttacttcaaatcttataccgaaaaaaaatattatcgaaatattcatttttctccaactcatttacttcaagtttttgtatttgtatttgaattatgtgtttcgatttatatttgtatttcaattatctttttcaatttatttatgaattgtattcttatattaaatttttttgtatttgtattaaaattatattaattataaatcattaaatcaaattaatccttaattaataataattaacataaataaataaatattttaaaatcaacaattattaattttaaatttatataattaaatatctaattattaaaataataaaataaatattatactattatttaaataatatttataatttttaatataaatatttataataaatacaaataaaacaattaaaaaaatagaaaaaagaaacaaaccCCTGCGACAAATTGGCGCAGAGGTCTCCCCTGTGCCACctgcgccaaatttggcgcaAGGAGTGGGGCAAAATAGCGCAAGCGCAGTCTCCATTGAAAGAAGAAAGACTGTACCAAAATGATGTTTTATACTATTTTGATACAGTCTTGGGAGATGCTCTTAGGGAACCAAGTCTGATGTCATATTTGATATTTctttcaatttgaataaattattaaaaattaaatactcTCAATATCACATATATTCTAAACTCAATAAATGATTAcaacaatatattataaatttttttaatttaaaaaatttatgaatagacatgtgatttattatatttttttcttacacGATGTTTagtacatttattttttaaattttttgcaaCGAAATTTGTTTGAGTAAAATGTAGCACGGTTTGAAACACCATATATGTAACAGATGATTTTGTCCAACAGACAAACCAATTTATTTGATTCTACCTTTATATTAGTCCAATGAACGTCAGGTAACCATATCTATGTATACAATTGTGAAACGGGTTGGCTCGTCTCTGTTCAATTTGTCGACGGGACATTTTGCCAATTGGAAAAACCTCAAACCAAATGAACTGCGAGTTTGGAGGGTTTACTcgtcaatcttttttttttaaaaaaaacatacataattaattcttaataatataaatatttcaaaactcATCAATGGACAACCATATATAAACTATTATAATTCtaaataatacaaatatttcatactttATCAAACCTacaatcataaataaatcattataaataatataaatctttCATAATTATAagtaatataaatatttcaaaattaatcacCTATACATAATTCGTTATATGATTTTGTTTACCTCTCCATACTTTTTTTGCTTCTTcgtcaataattttaaaaactcttTTCTGGCCAACAGCCTTAAATGAGCCAGCtcattttgacttttttctccAAACATTTCAAATTTACAGCTGGTACGAATGGATTTTTTTATGAAGGCACACATGTTGAATCATTGGATAATACTTTGAGTATTCCATCATAGCTGTCtcatttgtaaaataaaaaaatattgaagaattttacatttttgttttcaaatgaAATTATCGATCGATCATCATATAATAAAGAAAAACCGTAGATCTTCAGATATAGCATAAACTCACTTGTAAAATTAGCCGTCGTGAACCATTGTTTCGGGGTAATCTAACCGTTcactttggtttttttttttttaaatataaatttaaatcatatacatTTATGTTTGAATAGATTATCACAATTGttaagaaagaaaatggatCAAGAATCTTCTAATAATCCAATTTTGTCGATTAATTATATAAAGGAAAACAAAAGCAATCACATGATCTAAGAGGTAGACCacaagaattcaaaattcaactgtagaagaattcaaaattcaacTGTAGAAGAATATGTAGCCACTCAAAGTTCTTATCCCGAAACCCCTCAAACAAATGGCATTTCAGAAAGGAAAATTTGTCACCTTTTAGGTGTGGCTAGTTATGTCATGTTTCAGAATAAATGCTCCCAAGTATCTTTGCAAAGGTGGTGGTAACCTCGTACTTTCTCGTCCATCAAATGCATATCAAAGTTCTTAAATTTCCAAACTCCCTTGGATGTTCTTAAACAAGCATTACCATTCTTTTGCTACTTGTCCTTTACACCAGAAGTCTTCGGTTGTAAAGTGCGTTCATTCTTGCAATCCAATCAACCCATACTTCATCTCCGAGTAAACAATTGTGTCTTTATCAGTTATTCTATTTTGGGGATAGGTCGACCTTAACATATGGTAAGCACCTTAACATTTGATCCAAGGGTTACAAAGGAAACCAGTTCATCTTTTCATGTGATGTTGGGCAACGTGAAAAAACTCATGCAATCCCTTGACAATGATTTGATTAAAAGTTTGGGTATTGCCCCAAGAGTAGTGTGGAACAAATCtctattttttatacaaatattGTACTTACTCTTCAATGTCTCTCTAAGAATGTCACCTCCTTTGAATTCGAGTCAACTTCAGAGGGAAAAATGTATGAGAAGATGAGTACATAGATACATCTTTAAACTTTAACCATAATCCTTCTCCAATTGTTCCTATTCTCTCTCTCTCAAAATCATTCCTGATACTACGCCAGTCAAACATTATGATATGGAAAACAAGGAAACTTGCTCTATGAAAGATTGCCCTGAAGTCTGAACTACCTGTTTATTCTCAGAGATGACCTTATTCATCCAATGGGAACACATCCAAGACAGGCTGTGCGCTGCCAAGAGTCTAACCAGACTATTTGCTGCAACACCAAATATAAAAGACCagaataaaaacacaaaaaagacGTGTCTACTGATTCATCTTTCGAAGGGATTTTGATATTTGCTAAATTGACCACATATTTGGCATGTGCCATTGCTTGACTAAGTTTCTGCACAAGTGCGGCAAAGGATTATAGAAGGCAGACAGAGGAGAATCCAAT
This window of the Primulina huaijiensis isolate GDHJ02 chromosome 3, ASM1229523v2, whole genome shotgun sequence genome carries:
- the LOC140973919 gene encoding CBS domain-containing protein CBSX6, with protein sequence MASVFLYHVVGDLTVGKPELCEFADTETLEDAIGAIGESSEGGILVWKKKSQKNVMENAEMRQQRFVGILNALDIVAFLSREDSLSDQDKAIKTPVSEVVVPNNAALKVVDPGTRLIDALEMMKQGVKRVLVPKSLVWRGMSKRFSILYNGKWLKNVDPSTGNSLNTLGTATRPSTASTSSIQDKFCCLSREDVLRFLIGCLGALAPLPLSSISTLGAINPNYSSIEASCPASDSIKKLPCEPCAVAVVEQTLDGQHKIIGEISSSRLWKCDYLAAAWALANFSAGQFVMGVEDNMNLRSLPVLNDMAAQTDLTNGGEATKSRIFSCRSMGFFTNSSNQNFRVGRSMYRGRTAPLTCKVTSSLAAVMAQMLSHRATHVWVTEAEIEDSLVGVVGYADILAAVTRQPGKIVSETHSTS
- the LOC140973920 gene encoding probable E3 ubiquitin-protein ligase RHC2A, with amino-acid sequence MSTSSDFWCYRCNRFVRVLTQDSISCTDCNGGFVEVVDTPSRSLLSDSRRHPFPAASRNLDSSSGRPGPALSSRLRRSRMSGGDRSPFNPVIVLRGLNEGGDGREAAAGGGTGFELYYDDGAGLGLRPLPASISEFFLGSGFDRLLDQLAQIEVNGIARIERNPPASKAAVESMPTVEISGQHIGLESHCAVCKEPFELGAEAREMPCNHLYHQDCILPWLSLKNSCPVCRHELPTDNDNANRIHDATEVNRGANDDENVGLTIWRLPGGGFAVGRFSGGRRGGERELPVVYTEVDGGFNNNGVSRRISWGSRGIVSRERSGLRRVLCNFFACFGRGGSSNSSSDSRMSRRSGLLPSVSSTSRQSSRRGYEVNGETV